A window of Daucus carota subsp. sativus chromosome 2, DH1 v3.0, whole genome shotgun sequence genomic DNA:
ACAATTTCCAGTGCTACTACTCCGAAGCTGTAAACATCAGCCTTGTCACTTAAGTAGCCCCACAACGCGTACTCTGGAGCCATGTATCCTCTGTAAACCAAGTGAAAATGGGAGAGATCAGAGTAATACTGCCTATTAAAGATCTTTTACATCATTTCAAATCTGAGAATATTGTCAGGTGTACTAAATGTgtggatttttttattttttattttgggggtggggggtgggggggggggggcgctTACATTGTTCCAGCAATTCGAGTGCTTATGTGTGACTTGTCTTTATCATTAAGTTTAGCCAGCCCAAAATCGGAAATTTTAGGATTTAAATCCCCATCAAGAAGAACATTAGTAGCTTTAATATCTCTGTGCACAATTTTAAGTCTTGATTCTTCATGAAGAAAAGCCAAGCCTCTGGCAATCCCAATACATATCTTGAACCTTGTTGGCCAGTCCAGCATTAACTGGTTCTTTTCTGaacctaaaaataaaaaacactaaAATATTGCGAACACCAAATGGATGATGAACCAAAAAGCATTATCTACTAATTTACCATAAAAACAATAGAATTTAACTAGAATAGAACTCACTGAACAAAGAATTGGCAAGGCTATTATTTTCCATAAACTCATACACCAGCAACAATTGATCTCCTTCAATACAACATCCATAGAGCTTTACAAGATTTGGGTGTTGTACACAGGAAATCATTGCAACCTCATTCAAGAATTCACGATTCCCTTGCCTCGATTGGGAGGATAACTGCTTCACTGCAATTACTTTACCATCAGATAATGTACCCTGCCACAAAACATTTACTGAGTCAGaaccaaatatatatgttatcagACTGCACTTCAGTTCAAAAGATACGTGAAATTACCTTATAAACTGAACCAAAACCACCTTCTCCAATCTTGTTAATGGCATCAAAGTTATTAGTAGCTGCTTTTATATGCTTTAAGGAAAAACAAACTGTCTGCAACTCTACTGCCTCAAAGTCTGTCCAAGGAAAATACTTGTATGATGCCACAATGAATTTGTTTCAAGAAAAAGAGGCAAAACTCCTAATATAGTACATCCTAATTTCAAAATCTTCACAACTGAACGTGTTTACTGTATTGTTGACCAAACATTGTGAAAATATGCCCCGTTCCTTTTTGTCATAGTGATGGTCTATATTTACAACTATTGGGTTCTTAGCAGAGGTCGGCCTCGAAACTTTTGAAGTCACCATATACGCCAATACAGAATGATAATTTATAACAGTAAGTAACATAAAAATTTGacagtccaagtaaatttttgGTATGAAGAAGACCATATAAACTTTTAAGCAGCCTGGCTTCATTACTAGAAGCTAGCTTTCTGTACTTTTATGGTTCTTTCTCACCTTTCCCTCGACTTTTTTTGCCTTTGAAACATCCTTTCCACCAAAGGATGGTGATGGACAAAGCAATTACGCAGAAGACTGCAACTCCAACAATAAGATAGACATTGCTGTTCTTCTTTCCTCCAGTTTTGCAAGATCCAAAATCTGTTCATTAGTTCAAGATACTAACAGTTAATTTGCTAGACAACAAGATATCCCAAACAGAAAGGAAACTAGATACATATTCTTATAATAACACAGGCACGTATATATAAAGTTCCGTATACACCATAACTCAAAGCTGAAAATACAAGTACATCAAGTTTCACAAGTGGAACTATCTTTAGCATAACCAGGACTCTAAAAAGATAAATCGTAAAATATGAATACAGATAACCCTGCATATACACTAAAATACCTCAAATAAGTAGAACTGTGCATTAACAGATAAGGAAAAATAATTTACCAGGGATGAGTCTTCAAGAAGTTGTATTAATAAAGAAAGGAGATGGTGAGAAACAATAAAATTGTAATGTTAGGTCTCAGTTCAAATTTTCATTAGTTCAGTACCAATGTACCATTAAACTAAAACTTAAACATCTAGGCGCATCAAGTAGAATAAGCAAATGACCACCAATATTGGTCTCATTATACGTAGAGGAACCACATTTTGATACCACTATCATAGTTATATCTTTAAAATGCATGGTTTCTGACTTCATAGTCTAGGGTGACAAGTACTTACTTGGGTTCACTGAAATAGCCGATATTAAGGGACCATACACCCCTCTGCTAGGAACTCGTGTAGTCCCTTTGCCGGCCCAATAAAATCGGATTTCAATGATATTATTAGTCACACTAGCATTATATTGTTTAATCACAGGCCGTTGAGCTTCACCCGCCTCTTCTTCAATGTTAAAATCCTTTTCGACTAATTCTCCCTGAACCAAAACTGAGCTAAAtcttaaacatatcaaggattcACAAATGTAAATTTGAAACTTTGAGAATTTACctggatataaatattaaatatccgCTTCCCAAGATTACTATAACTATTGTCATTTGTAAATTGTATTTCTGAAAAATGCAGAGACACCGCGTAACTCCCGTTTTGCAAGCAATATCGGAAATAAGTGAGTGAAAGAGGTGAAAGGCGTGCAGCAGTATACAAGTCTGGACTGTTGTTTGCTGAGGGCAATGATTTGATATAACGTGTATTTTGATAATTATTGTCATCCATGTAATCCCCAGTACTACTAAATCCCCAGAAATTATTAGATCTATAATATCTTGCTGAACCGCCTTCAGCTTCCGCATCTCCTTCATAC
This region includes:
- the LOC108208952 gene encoding probable LRR receptor-like serine/threonine-protein kinase RFK1 isoform X3, with product MFYLVDIVMAMTLEANEFSGTLPAEFQNLQNLETLMLSSNQFSGRLPATLAGLKNLTDFRINDNNFSGPIPEFIQSWNLLTRLEMCGSGLEGPIPSNISVLEKLIDLRITDIKSPIQQFPDLSRITGIIRLVLRSCNLSGEFPPYIWQMQLVEVVDASFNRLVGEIPNDISGKSLRMVFLAGNMLSGNIPESILKDGFSVDLSYNNFTWQGPGQPTCRSNMNYYINLFKSSSTGNPLRGILPCTEDLTCPRYGCSLHVNSGGNDLQIKENSEKVLYEGDAEAEGGSARYYRSNNFWGFSSTGDYMDDNNYQNTRYIKSLPSANNSPDLYTAARLSPLSLTYFRYCLQNGSYAVSLHFSEIQFTNDNSYSNLGKRIFNIYIQGELVEKDFNIEEEAGEAQRPVIKQYNASVTNNIIEIRFYWAGKGTTRVPSRGVYGPLISAISVNPNFGSCKTGGKKNSNVYLIVGVAVFCVIALSITILWWKGCFKGKKSRGKDFEAVELQTVCFSLKHIKAATNNFDAINKIGEGGFGSVYKGTLSDGKVIAVKQLSSQSRQGNREFLNEVAMISCVQHPNLVKLYGCCIEGDQLLLVYEFMENNSLANSLFSSEKNQLMLDWPTRFKICIGIARGLAFLHEESRLKIVHRDIKATNVLLDGDLNPKISDFGLAKLNDKDKSHISTRIAGTIGYMAPEYALWGYLSDKADVYSFGVVALEIVSGKNNNNYMPSEDYICLLDWACHLQASKKFEELVDKILGSKVDKEEAERMVKVALLCTNATPSIRPIMSEVVSMLEGQLPIPDTIPETNTNSDDLRFKALRDFHQGTQSQSFFTRSQTAKQTTFHTQSSVQRSSSTSMEETLEIQQDTRT